A genomic region of Branchiostoma lanceolatum isolate klBraLanc5 chromosome 4, klBraLanc5.hap2, whole genome shotgun sequence contains the following coding sequences:
- the LOC136432997 gene encoding medium-chain acyl-CoA ligase ACSF2, mitochondrial-like, whose translation MSKLTESYNHGVDSTPLLEKTIGLLLQETAEKNPDKEAVVFCAEGIRKTFSQLLQETDALAAGLLALGFQPGDRLAVWSPNRYEWVLTQYATARVGIILVAVSPMFGPEELKYALNKVQPQGIVIAPTSPKKDFHKVLRSVMSDAGSSSLSQLKIISMGGDTEGDVLKFEDVTKKGGEQEVERFKQLQQSLQPDQPIHIAFTSGTTGPPKAPAFSHRHVINNCYFTGHRLNYHEEDHCLCVPMPIWRALGMIVCNLNPLVFGHTAVYSGPDFNPIAVLAAIDKERCTSVYGNSPMLMALLKQPTFGDYDVSSLKTAMIGGQGIGGSDLPLPMLQMFRQKLHLTNVTVAMPMTECGPVAFQGVLGDPEEKLTSTVGRTLSHVEVKVVDEAGCTVPVNTPGHFLTRGYYIMLQYWGDQEKTDKAFTADGWFQTGDFISMDEDGYVQLLGRESERIKVGDSYIFPKEVENVLRSHKQVKDGQIVELSVSGETKLCACVVLESGASLSKTDVLDFCKDKLPAVQVPQFVCFFDTFPLTPTKKVKKSEVKLEAERKLKLS comes from the exons AT GTCGAAACTCACAGAAAGTTACAACCATGGGGTGGACTCAACACCACTCCTGGAGAAGACCATCGGACTGCTTCTACAGGAAACAGCAGAGAAGAACCCAGATAAGGAGGCAGTCGTGTTCTGTGCTGAGGGCATCAGGAAAACATTCTCACAACTGTTACAGGAG ACTGATGCTCTAGCTGCTGGACTACTTGCCCTTGGCTTCCAACCAGGCGACCGTCTGGCAGTTTGGTCCCCTAACCGGTACGAGTGGGTGCTGACACAGTATGCAACTGCCAGGGTCGGCATAATACTGGTGGCAGTCAGCCCTATGTTTGGGCCAGAGGAACTGAAGTATGCACTGAACAAG GTGCAGCCTCAGGGCATTGTGATTGCTCCAACATCTCCCAAGAAGGACTTTCACAAAGTGCTGAGGTCTGTGATGTCTGATGCAGGGTCCTCCAGTCTTAGTCAGCTGAAGATCATCAGTATGGGAGGGGACACGGAGGG TGATGTTCTAAAGTTTGAGGATGTCACCAAGAAAGGAGGAGAACAGGAAGTGGAGAGATTTAAGCAGCTGCAGCAATCTCTCCAGCCTGACCAGCCAATACACATAGCCTTCACATCG GGCACTACTGGGCCTCCTAAAGCACCAGCCTTCTCTCATCGCCATGTGATCAACAACTGCTACTTCACTGGCCACAGACTCAACTATCATGAGGAG GACCATTGCCTGTGTGTTCCCATGCCCATCTGGCGTGCGCTGGGGATGATCGTGTGTAACCTGAACCCACTGGTGTTTGGCCACACTGCTGTCTACAGCGGTCCTGACTTCAACCCTATAGCTGTGCTGGCAGCCATCGACAAAGAGAG GTGTACATCAGTGTATGGTAATTCTCCAATGCTAATGGCCCTACTCAAGCAGCCAACTTTTGGAGACTATGATGTCAGCAGCTTGAAAACAG CCATGATTGGTGGCCAGGGTATCGGAGGTTCTGACCTGCCACTGCCGATGCTGCAGATGTTTAGACAGAAGCTGCATCTCACCAATGTGACg GTTGCCATGCCGATGACAGAGTGTGGCCCAGTAGCCTTCCAAGGTGTTCTGGGAGACCCAGAGGAAAAGCTTACTTCAACTGTGGGCCGTACCCTCTCCCATGTGGAG GTGAAAGTTGTTGATGAAGCTGGCTGCACCGTTCCTGTGAACACTCCTGGGCACTTCCTCACCCGTGGGTACTACATCATGCTCCAGTACTGGGGTGACCAGGAGAAGACAGACAAGGCTTTCACTGCAGATGGCTGGTTCCAGACCGG GGACTTTATATCTATGGATGAGGATGGGTATGTTCAGCTGCTCGGGAGGGAGTCGGAACGTATCAAAGTCGGAGACAGCTACATCTTCCCTAAAGAAGTAGAGAATGTCTTGAGGTCCCACAAACAAGTCAAGGATGGACAG ATAGTAGAGTTGTCTGTTTCTGGAGAAACCAAGCTGTGTGCCTGTGTTGTactggaaagtggagcatcactATCCAAAACAGACGTTTTGGATTTCTGCAAGGATAAG CTACCAGCTGTCCAAGTACCACAGTTTGTGTGCTTCTTTGACACTTTCCCCCTGACTCCTACAAAAAAG GTTAAGAAGTCGGAAGTCAAGCTGGAGGCTGAAAGGAAGTTAAAGCTGTCCTAG